A single window of Camelus ferus isolate YT-003-E chromosome 7, BCGSAC_Cfer_1.0, whole genome shotgun sequence DNA harbors:
- the SEM1 gene encoding 26S proteasome complex subunit SEM1: MSEKKQPVDLGLLEEDDEFEEFPAEDWAGLDEDEDAHVWEDNWDDDNVEDDFSNQLRAELEKHGYKMETS; this comes from the exons ATGTCAGAGAAAAAGCAGCCGGTAGACTTGGGTCTCCTGGAGGAGGACGACGAGTTCGAGGAGTTCCCTGCGGAAG acTGGGCTGGTttagatgaagatgaagatgcaCATGTCTGGGAGGATAATTGGGATGATGACAATGTAGAAGATGACTTCTCCAATCAGTTACG agctgAACTAGAGAAACATGGTTATAAGATGGAGACCTCATAA